TCGCGGATGTGCCCGTCCACATCAACGCTGAACGTGTAGTGTCCCAGGAATTCCCCGGTCGGGCGGGACTCAATGCGGCTCAGGTTCACGCCTCGGCTGGCAAATTGTTCCAGGATGGCCATCAAAGCACCGGGGTGGTCCTCGGGCAGCGGAATCGCCAGGGTTGTCTTGTCCGCTCCCGTCGGCTCGGGCAGGGTCCCGGGCTGGCCCACCAGCACAAACCGGGTGACAGCACCAATATTGTCTTCAATGCCGGCGGCCAGAACGTTCAGGCCGGTCTGTTGGGCCACCAGCGGCGCGCACACGGCGGCCTGGAAAGCGTCGGTGCCGGCCACCAGCGCGTGGGCGGCAGCCGCCGTCGAATTTGCCGGAACATGCGACGCCGACGGCAGGTGTTCGCCAAACCAGTCGCGGGTCTGTGCCCACGCATGCGGATGGGTGCCCACGGCCGTAATGTCCTCCAGGGAAACTCCGGCCCGTGCCAGCAGCACAAAGCTGACCGGAACAACCACTTCATGCAGGATCCGCAGCTCCACCCCGTTGGAAATCGCGTCCAGGGTTGCAGGAACGCCGCCCTCAATGGAGTTCTCGATCGGCAGCATCGCGGCAAATGCCTCACCCGAGCGCACCTTCGCCAATGCCGCTGCGGCGTTGGTTGACGGGATGCGGGCCATGGCGCCCGCGCCAGGAACCTGCAGCAGGGCAGATTCGGTAAAGGTCCCCTCCGGCCCAAGGAAAGTCAGGGGCAGCGTGGAAGAAATCGGCGCGGAAGTCATGAAGAACCTGTCGTTGGTGGAAATACGGGACCGCTGAAAGCTGGAGGGTTAGAGAACGCGCGGGGTTTCGCCGTTGGGGGCGACCATGGGCTTGTCGGCCTCAAACCAGGCGCCCATGCCGCCAACAACGTTGAACGCGCTGTAACCATTTTGGATCAACCAGGTGGTGGCACGGAAAGAGCGTCCACCGGTGCGGCAGATGACGTTCACGTCAACGTCTGGATCCAGCTCCTCCAGGCGCTCCGGCAGCTGCTCTAGCGGAATGTGCAGGGCCCCGTCAACATGGCCGGCTTCCCATTCGTAGTCTTCGCGGACATCCAAAATCACCGCGTCGGCACCCAGTTCGCTGACGGTCACGCTCATGATGTCTGACATCTGTAATCTCCTCGCACATGAAAAATTATTACGGGACCAAGCCTATCCCCGAGAGAGCCGGTGCGAGCGAAGCGGGTACTGGGAGGAGATAGGCGCTATCTTCGGGGGACCCGAGGCTGGCCAATGCAGCCCGTCCACAGAAATGCAAATGTGACTGATTGTGACCCAGGTGTCAAAATTAGTGGTGTGAGTTCACCAGACAGCCCCGCCGAAACGGCCAAGGCTCCCCAGACACCCCGCGACACATCCTTCTTTGGGCAGCCAAAGATGCTGCTGAACCTCTTCAGCGTCGAGCTGTGGGAACGGTTCTCCTTCTACGGCATGCAGGGCATCCTTGCCTACTACATGTACTACTCCGTCACGCAGGGCGGCCTCGGCATCGACGAGACCACTGCGCTGGGCATTGTCGGCGCGTACGGCGGCGGCGTGTACCTCTCCACCATCCTGGGCGCCTGGGTCGCTGACCGCCTGATGGGTTCGGAAAAGGTGCTGTTCTACAGTGCCATCCTGATCATGGCCGGCCATCTCTCCCTTGCCTTCATTCCCGGCGCCACAGGCCTGACCATCGGCCTGATCCTCATCGGTGTCGGCTCCGGTGGTTTGAAAGCCAACGCCACCTCACTCGTGGGAACCCTGTATTCCAAGGACGACGACCGCCGCGACGCCGGTTTCTCCATCTTCTACATGGGCATCAACATTGGCGGCCTCATCGGCCCGCTGGCCACCGGCTGGCTGCAGGTCACGTACGGCTTCCACATCGGTTTCGCTGCCGCCGCAGTTGGCATGGGCTTCGGCCTGCTCCAGTACGGCCTGACGCGCAAGAACCTGCCCGCATCTGCCCACGGTGTTCCCAACCCGCTTCCCAGGGCGCAGTATGGCAAGTTCGCCGCCCTGGCGATTGCCGGCGTCGCACTCATCGTTGTGGCAGTGGCCCTGAAGCTCATCACCGCCGAAAACCTCAAGTGGGTCATCGTGGCCGTCGTCATTCTGGCCACTATCGCCTACTTTGCCGTCATCCTGGCCAACAAGACCCTGACCGGCCTGGAGCGCAGCCGCGTGTACTCGTTCATGCCGCTGTTCCTGGCGAGCGCCGTGTTCTGGTCGCTGTTTCAGCAGCAGTTCACCGTGATCGCCCTCTACTCCGACAAGCGCCTTGACCGCAGCATCCTCGGCTGGGAGGTGCCCGCCAGCTGGGTTACCTCAATCAACCCCGTCTTCATCATCATCCTGGCCGGCGTTTTTGCCGCAGTGTGGACCAAATGGGGCCCCCGCCAGCCCGGCACGCCCGTGAAATTCTCTGCGGCGCTGGTCGTCATGGGCCTGGCGTACCTGTCCTTCATCCCGTTCGCGGGCATGGCCATGGTGCCGATGCTGGCGATCGTCTTCATCCTGCTGCTGTTCACGGTCGCCGAGCTCATGCTCTCCCCCGTGGGCCTCTCCCTGGCCACCAAGCTTGCCCCGGCCGCGTTCCAGACGCAGATGGTGGCGCTGTTCTTCCTGTCCGTCTCGCTCGGCACGGCCATGTCCGGCGTCCTCGCCCAGTGGTACGACCCCGCCAATGAGACCCCCTACTTCCTCGTGGTGGGCCTGGTCTCCATTGGTTTCGGCGTGCTGCTGTTCCTGGTCAAGAAGCCGGTCAAGAAATTGATGGCAGGCATTCTCTAAACCGCAAAGTACGACGGCGGCACCCCACCTTTCGCTTTTTCGCGAAGGTGGGGTGCCGTTTGCGTTGGGGACGACCGCGGGCTAATTTCAGTGCGGGCTCAGGGCCGGGCTGTGGGCTGCCGGCGGCTAGGCATAGGTGGTGAACTCACCTTCAAGGATGCCCATGATGGCGGCAAAGAAGAACAGTCCAAAGGCCCACAACGCGCCCCAAATCACGAGCGCCAGATAGTTGGTGACCAGGCCGGTGACGGCGAAACTCTGACCCTGCGGGGCTTCCTTGCGCAGACCCATGTGGCCCAGAACGATGCCGGCAATTTGCGGCAGCATCAGCCAACCAAGGAAAAGCAGGGAACTGAGTCCAAGGATCATGCTGGCCAGGCTCAATCCCTGCGGGCCAGCGGATTTTTCGGCGTAGCCCGTGCCTCCCTGAAAATGCGTGGGCGCCCCGTAGTACTGCACCGGCCCGGGTTGCTGCGGGTAGTTCGTCATCGTGTGCTCCTTGGGAGTTGATGCCCGTGCAGGAAAAGCGGCATCCAGAAGAGTTGCCTCCCATGCTAGTGCAAGCATCCCGGTGGCCCGCCGGCCGCAACACCCGGATGGTTCCGCAACACCCGGATGGTTCACAGGATGGGCAGTGGATGCCAAAGACGGCCCCGCTCTGTCATGCTGTAATTATGGCTAGCCGCGCGGGCACTGTTGCCCTTCCCCAAGACCTCGTTGACATCACTGCCCTGATGGACGCTTACTTCGACCTGACCCCGGACCTCAGCGATCCGGCCCAGCGGGTGGCGTTTGGCACTTCCGGGCACCGTGGCTCCTCCTTGAAGTCTTCCTTCAACGAAGGGCACATCGCCGCCATCACGCAGGCCATTGTCGAATACCGTGCCGGGCAGGGCATCACCGGACCATTGTTCATGGGCAAGGACACGCACGCCTTGAGCGAACCCGCCCAGAACACCGCCCTTGAAGTGCTCGCCGGCAACGGCGTGGAAGTGCTGATCGACGCCCGCCACGCCTACACGCCCACACCAGCCGTTTCGCACGCCATCCTCAGCTACAACAAGGGCCGCGCCAACGGGCTTGCGGACGGCATTGTCATCACCCCGTCCCACAACCCGCCCGGCGACGGCGGTTTCAAGTACAACCCGCCGCACGGCGGACCTGCCGATTCCGATGCGACCGGCTGGATCGCCAACCGCGCCAACGACCTCCTCGAGGACGGCCTGCGTGGCGTCCGCCGCGTGCCGTTGCAGGAGGCCATGGCCGCCTCCACCACGGGCAAGTTCGACTTCCTTTCCAGCTACGTAGACGACCTCCCCTCAGTCCTGGACCTTGACGCCATCCGTGCCGCGGGTGTCCGCATCGGTGCCGACCCCATGGGCGGGGCCTCCGTGGACTACTGGGGCGAGATTGGCGAGCGCCACAACCTGGACCTGACAGTGGTCAACCCCACCGTCGACCCACAGTGGGCCTTCATGACCCTCGACTGGGATGAGAAGATCCGCATGGACTGCTCGTCCCCGTCGGCCATGGCATCGCTGATCAACAAGCTCTCTTCCGGGGCACCCTATGACATTGCCACCGGGAACGACGCCGACGCCGACCGCCACGGCATCGTCACCCCCGACGGCGGGCTGATGAACCCCAACCACTACCTGGCCGTTGCCATCCAGTACCTCTACACGCACCGCACGCAGTGGCCCGCCACCGCTGGCGTGGGCAAGACGCTCGTCTCGTCCTCCATCATCGACCGCGTGGCAGCCGACCTTGGCCGCCAGCTCGTTGAGGTGCCGGTGGGGTTCAAGTGGTTCGTGCCCGGCTTGCTCTCCGGCGAGGGCGTGTTTGGCGGCGAGGAATCCGCCGGCGCCTCCTTCGTGAAGAAGGACGGCTCCGTCTGGACCACGGATAAGGACGGCATCCTGCTGGCCCTGCTCGCCTCCGAAATCACAGCCGTCACGGGCAAGTCCCCCTCGGTTCACTACGGCGAGCTGACAGACCGCTTCGGGGCGCCGTCGTACGCGCGCATCGACGCCGCCGCAACCCGCGAACAAAAGGCCGCGCTCGGCAAGCTCTCCGCCGCCGACGTCTCAGCCACGACCCTGGCTGGCGAAACCATCACGGCGAAGCTGACCGAGGCTCCCGGCAACGGTGCGGCAATCGGCGGCCTGAAGGTCACCACCGAGAACGCCTGGTTCGCGGCCCGCCCCTCCGGCACCGAGGACGTGTACAAGATCTACGCCGAATCCTTCAAGGGTGCCGAACACCTGGCGCAGGTCCAGGCCGAGGCCAAGGCCCTCGTGGACGGCGTCATCTCCTAACATTCGCTCCCGCAAGGACGTGCATTGAGTTATGCGCTGGCGGAGGGACGAACTTGGCGCAAAGGGCCAACTGGCTTTTCTCATGCGCCCCGGTAGCCGTTCACGTTGCGCAAGCATCAACCGGCTTTGTGTCTGCGCAGGCGCAACCACGTGCGCTTGCGCAGAGGCAAAGTCGAGTTTGCCCAGGCGCACACTCAGGGTGCTCCGCTTGCGCATAGAGCAATATGCGCAAGCGGAGAGGGGCCGGGCTGCGCATGAAAAAGTCGAGCTGAAGTCTGCGCTTCTGCAGAAGTCCCCGCCGCATAGCCACACTCGAGGGACTTCCGGACCGGCGGCAGCGCCGGATCCGGAGCACCTGGAGCCGGCACGGATTGTCAACGCACGGGCCCGGATGCACGGGACCTGCCGTGAGCTTGCGAGCACTGGGAGCATCGGGGAACGGGCGAAGAATCTTTCTGCTCGCGAGGGAACTGCGGCGCAAGCGCAGCCCGGCCGGCGCAAGCGCGGAATCAAACGTTAGTGGTGGGCGCCAAGTTCGTGGTCGGCGTGACTGGCCGGTTCCAGCTGGAACGTTGAGTGCTCGATGCTGACCGAGAAGTGCCCGGCGACGCAACTCTGAAGCGCGTCAAGCATTTGCGGTGCGTGGCCGTCGTGGAAGCACTCGTCGTCCACCACCACGTGGGCCGACAGAATGGGCAGCCCGGTGGCGATCTGGCTGGCGTGCAGGTCGTGGACGCTGCGTACGTGGCCAATGCCGAGGATGTGTTCGCGGACCTCGTCCAGGTCAAGGCCCGACGGCGTGGACTCCAGCAGGACGTGGATGGTTTCCAGCAGCAGCTTCACGGTGCGCGGCAGGATCAAGGCGCCGATGAGCATGGCCACGATGGCGTCGGCCTGCATCCAGCCCGTGGTGGAAATGATGATCGCGGCAACGATCACGGCCACCGAACCCAGCGCGTCGTTCACCACCTCCAGAAATGCAGCGCGCATGTTGAAGTTCTTGTTGCGCCCGCCCATGAGGACAAACATGGACACAATGTTGCCGAGCAGGCCGATCGCGCCAAAAACAATCATCTCGTTGGAGGCGATTTCGGTGGGGTTGAACAGCCGCTGGACGCCTTCCACCAGCACGACAAGCCCGACGGCGAGAAGCACTGCGGCCTGCGCTGTGGCGGCGAGGACCTCGGCGCGGGCAAATCCCCAGGTGCGCTTGCTGCTGGCGGGGCGGACCATCAGCCGGGCGGCCAGCAGGGCCATGGCCAGTCCGCCGGCATCGGTGAGGACGTGGGCCGAGTCAAAGAGCAGCGCCAGGGAGCCGGTCATGATGGAGCCGATGACCTGGAAGACAAAGACAGCCAGGGTGATGCCCAGCGCAACGGCGATCCGGACGTGGTGGCTCTCGCCAGGGGCGCCTGCGTGCGAATGGGAGTGATTGTGACCAGACATAATTCAATAGTACATCGAACGCTGAATTCATCAAATGCTGTATGATATTGAGAATGAAGCCCATTAGCAACGCAGCAGTTCTGGCCCGCTTCGGCTATGCACTTTCGGACCCCACCAGGGCGGAGATTCTCATGGGCCTGGCCAGGGAACCGCAGTATCCCGCGGATCTTGCCGTCAATTTGGGCGTTTCCCGGCAAAGTATCTCCAACCACCTCTCCTGCCTGCGAGAATGCGGACTGGCCGTTGCCATCCCGGAGGGCCGCCGGTCGCGGTATGAATTAGCCCATCCCGAGCTGGCCCACGCACTCAACGACCTGCTCGGCGTCGTGCTGCTGACCAGCGAAGGCCACGTCCCGCACCCGTGACCGCACGCACTCCTATATTCTTATCGGCGGGCCTCTCGCACGTGTGAAGGCGGAAATCGGAGAAGCGGATGAGTTTGCTGGGCACTAAATGGAGCGTTCACGGCGATGGCAAGACCATCGCGCCGGGAGAGGTTGTCTCCCCCGACGAGCGGCTGAGCTGGCCCCGGACCATCGGCATCGGCCTGCAGCATGTGGTCGCCATGTTCGGCGCAACGTTCCTGGTCCCCCTGATCACCGGCATGCCGCCGGCCACAACGCTGTTCTTCTCCGGCATCGGCACCCTGCTGTTCCTGGTCATGACGCGCGGCCGCGTGCCCAGCTACCTGGGTTCCAGCTTTGCGTTCATCGCCCCGATCATGGCCTCGCAGCAGCAGTTCGGCGTGGCCGGGGCGCTCGGCGGCGTGGTCGTTGCCGGCGTGACACTGGCCGTTTTGGGCCTGATCGTGCAGAAGTTCGGCGCCTCGTGGATCAACCGGCTCATGCCGGCCCCGGTGACCGGAACCATCGTGGCGCTGATCGGGCTGAACCTGGCCCCGTCGGCCAAGTCCAACTTTGAGAAGGCGCCCATCACGGCGCTGGTCACGCTGCTGGTCATCATCCTGGTCAGCGTGCTGTTCCGCGGCATCCTGGGCCGCCTGGCCATCCTGGTCGGCGTGGTGGTTGGCTACTTCGTGGCCATGCTGCGCGGCGAGGTGGACTTCTCTAAAATCGACCAAGCCGCCTGGATCGGCCTGCCGCACTTCCAGACCCCCACATTTCACTTTGCCGTGCTGGGCCTGTTCATCCCCGTGGTCCTGGTACTGGTCGCCGAGAACATTGGCCACGTGAAGTCGGTGGCACTCATGACCGGCGAGGATCTTGACCCGTACGCCGGGCGGGCCATCATGGCCGACGGCGTCGCCACCACCCTGGCCGGCTTCGGCGGCGGCTCCGGCACCACCACCTACGCGGAAAACATTGGCGTCATGGCCGCCACCAAGGTGTACTCCACAGCCGCCTACTACGTGGCCGGCATCGCGGCCCTGGTCCTGAGTTTCTCCCCCAAGTTCGGTGAGCTGATCGCCACCGTCCCCGTCGGCGTCCTCGGCGGCGCCGCCACCCTGCTCTACGGCATGATCGGCGTGCTCGGTGTGCGCATCTGGGTGCAGAACAAGGTCAGCTTCTCCAACAACATCAACCTGACCACGGCGGCCGTCGCACTGATCATCGGCATCGCCAACTTCACCTGGACCGCCGGCAGCCTCACGTTCGAGGGCATCGCCCTGGGCACCGCCGCCGCTCTGATCATTTACCACGGCATGAGCGCCCTGGCGAAGTGGCGCGGCACGGCCACGAACCCCCTCGATCCCGACGAGTCCCCCGCCGAGGTTGCTCTCAGCAAGTCCTAAGCGGTAAGAGAGCTGCCGAGGGACCCGCTGCGAGCTTGCGAGCAGTGGGAGGCAGCGAACGGGGAGGCCACCTGGCAGTGAAGGTAGCCTCCCGCCGTGGCACTTTGTGCGTTAAGGCCGCGGGGGCGGCTCTCTGTTTTTGGCCGGATCAGGCGGTTGCACCGTTGATCCGCTGCGGGACGCCCAGGGGGTTGGAGTCGCGCAAGGCGGGCGGGAGCAGGTGGGCCGGCAGTCCCTGGTAGGCCACGGGACGCAGGAAGCGCGTGATCCCGGCCGTTCCCACCGACGTGGACGTTGGCGCGGTGGTGGCCGGGTACGGCCCCCCGTGCTGTTGCGCATACGTCACGGAAACGCCTGTCGGCCACTGGTTCCACAGCACGCGCCCGGCCTTTCCGGCCAGCACGCGCACCAGTTCAGGGGCGATCGCGTCACTGTCCTCACCCTGAATGGTGGCTGTGAGCTGGCCGTCCAGCACGCCAGCCACAGCCAGTAACTCCGACTCCGCTTCGTAGGTGGCCACCAGCGCCGACGGGCCAAAGCACTCGGTGATCAGCCCCTCGGGATCCTTCAGCAGGGCCGCCGCCGTAGTGACATTCAGTGCCGGGGCCGGCGGCGACGCCAGGGTGTCCCGGGTCCTGCCCAAGGGGGCAACGGAGCCGTGCCCCAACATGCCTTCCAGCGCGGCCGTGTAACCAGACTGGATCCTTTCGTTGAGCAGTTTGGCCGGTTCCGGGCGGGCGGCGCCAGCCAACTCCGCGACCATGGTCGAGCCCGCAGGAACCAGCAGAATTCCGGGCTTGGTGCAAAATTGTCCAGCGCCCATGGTGTACGACTGTACAAACCCTGACACAATCTCCGACCCGCGCGCGGCGGCGGCGGCCTCGGTGACGAAGACGGGGTTGACACTGCCCAGCTCGCCGTAGAACGGGATGGGTTCGGGGCGTGAATTGGCCAGGTCAAACAATGCCCGCCCGCCCGTGATGGAACCGGTGAATGCTCCGGCTTTGATCCGCGGGTCCAGGAGCGCGTCGCGGCCGGCCTGCGTGCCGTACACCAGTTGCAGGATGCCCGACGGCGCGCCGGCACCTTCCAGCGCCTCGGCGGCCACGCGGCCCACCGCGGCCGAGAGACGAGGATGGCCGGAATGCACCTTCAGCACCACCGAACAGCCTGCGGCCAAGGCAGAACAGGTGTCCCCGCCGGCCACGCTGAAGGCGAAGGGGAAGTTGCTGGCGGCAAACACCACCACCGGTCCCAGCGGTTCCAGGACACGGCGGATGTCGGGGCGGGCACCCATGGGCCAGGCCTCGTCGGCATGGTCGATGCGGGCGTCTTGGTAGCCGCCGTCGTTGAGAAGTTCGGCAAAGAGGCGCAGTTGGAAGGTGGTGCGTTTCAGCTCCCCGGACAGCCTGGCCTCCGTGAGGTTGGTTTCCGCTTCGGCGAGTGGAACGAGTTCCTGCGAGGCGCCATCGAGGGCGTCGGCCACGGCAACCAGGGCGGCGGCGCGGTCTCCCGCGGGACGTTGTCCCCACTGCTGTGCCGCGGTGGCTGCCGCGGCCAGAATGGCTTCCAGCTCGGCCGGGGTGGTGGTTGTTTCACTCATGGTTCGCATCCTTTTTGTTCGTGAACTTGTCCGTTC
This genomic interval from Arthrobacter sp. PAMC 25486 contains the following:
- the pheA gene encoding prephenate dehydratase — encoded protein: MTSAPISSTLPLTFLGPEGTFTESALLQVPGAGAMARIPSTNAAAALAKVRSGEAFAAMLPIENSIEGGVPATLDAISNGVELRILHEVVVPVSFVLLARAGVSLEDITAVGTHPHAWAQTRDWFGEHLPSASHVPANSTAAAAHALVAGTDAFQAAVCAPLVAQQTGLNVLAAGIEDNIGAVTRFVLVGQPGTLPEPTGADKTTLAIPLPEDHPGALMAILEQFASRGVNLSRIESRPTGEFLGHYTFSVDVDGHIRDARVADALRGLHRVSPNIRFLGSYPRADKQPPLIHSYNADAAFDEAATWVDTLL
- a CDS encoding rhodanese-like domain-containing protein; translated protein: MSDIMSVTVSELGADAVILDVREDYEWEAGHVDGALHIPLEQLPERLEELDPDVDVNVICRTGGRSFRATTWLIQNGYSAFNVVGGMGAWFEADKPMVAPNGETPRVL
- a CDS encoding peptide MFS transporter, which translates into the protein MSSPDSPAETAKAPQTPRDTSFFGQPKMLLNLFSVELWERFSFYGMQGILAYYMYYSVTQGGLGIDETTALGIVGAYGGGVYLSTILGAWVADRLMGSEKVLFYSAILIMAGHLSLAFIPGATGLTIGLILIGVGSGGLKANATSLVGTLYSKDDDRRDAGFSIFYMGINIGGLIGPLATGWLQVTYGFHIGFAAAAVGMGFGLLQYGLTRKNLPASAHGVPNPLPRAQYGKFAALAIAGVALIVVAVALKLITAENLKWVIVAVVILATIAYFAVILANKTLTGLERSRVYSFMPLFLASAVFWSLFQQQFTVIALYSDKRLDRSILGWEVPASWVTSINPVFIIILAGVFAAVWTKWGPRQPGTPVKFSAALVVMGLAYLSFIPFAGMAMVPMLAIVFILLLFTVAELMLSPVGLSLATKLAPAAFQTQMVALFFLSVSLGTAMSGVLAQWYDPANETPYFLVVGLVSIGFGVLLFLVKKPVKKLMAGIL
- a CDS encoding DUF4190 domain-containing protein, with protein sequence MTNYPQQPGPVQYYGAPTHFQGGTGYAEKSAGPQGLSLASMILGLSSLLFLGWLMLPQIAGIVLGHMGLRKEAPQGQSFAVTGLVTNYLALVIWGALWAFGLFFFAAIMGILEGEFTTYA
- the pgm gene encoding phosphoglucomutase (alpha-D-glucose-1,6-bisphosphate-dependent): MASRAGTVALPQDLVDITALMDAYFDLTPDLSDPAQRVAFGTSGHRGSSLKSSFNEGHIAAITQAIVEYRAGQGITGPLFMGKDTHALSEPAQNTALEVLAGNGVEVLIDARHAYTPTPAVSHAILSYNKGRANGLADGIVITPSHNPPGDGGFKYNPPHGGPADSDATGWIANRANDLLEDGLRGVRRVPLQEAMAASTTGKFDFLSSYVDDLPSVLDLDAIRAAGVRIGADPMGGASVDYWGEIGERHNLDLTVVNPTVDPQWAFMTLDWDEKIRMDCSSPSAMASLINKLSSGAPYDIATGNDADADRHGIVTPDGGLMNPNHYLAVAIQYLYTHRTQWPATAGVGKTLVSSSIIDRVAADLGRQLVEVPVGFKWFVPGLLSGEGVFGGEESAGASFVKKDGSVWTTDKDGILLALLASEITAVTGKSPSVHYGELTDRFGAPSYARIDAAATREQKAALGKLSAADVSATTLAGETITAKLTEAPGNGAAIGGLKVTTENAWFAARPSGTEDVYKIYAESFKGAEHLAQVQAEAKALVDGVIS
- a CDS encoding cation diffusion facilitator family transporter gives rise to the protein MSGHNHSHSHAGAPGESHHVRIAVALGITLAVFVFQVIGSIMTGSLALLFDSAHVLTDAGGLAMALLAARLMVRPASSKRTWGFARAEVLAATAQAAVLLAVGLVVLVEGVQRLFNPTEIASNEMIVFGAIGLLGNIVSMFVLMGGRNKNFNMRAAFLEVVNDALGSVAVIVAAIIISTTGWMQADAIVAMLIGALILPRTVKLLLETIHVLLESTPSGLDLDEVREHILGIGHVRSVHDLHASQIATGLPILSAHVVVDDECFHDGHAPQMLDALQSCVAGHFSVSIEHSTFQLEPASHADHELGAHH
- a CDS encoding helix-turn-helix transcriptional regulator codes for the protein MKPISNAAVLARFGYALSDPTRAEILMGLAREPQYPADLAVNLGVSRQSISNHLSCLRECGLAVAIPEGRRSRYELAHPELAHALNDLLGVVLLTSEGHVPHP
- a CDS encoding uracil-xanthine permease family protein, producing the protein MSLLGTKWSVHGDGKTIAPGEVVSPDERLSWPRTIGIGLQHVVAMFGATFLVPLITGMPPATTLFFSGIGTLLFLVMTRGRVPSYLGSSFAFIAPIMASQQQFGVAGALGGVVVAGVTLAVLGLIVQKFGASWINRLMPAPVTGTIVALIGLNLAPSAKSNFEKAPITALVTLLVIILVSVLFRGILGRLAILVGVVVGYFVAMLRGEVDFSKIDQAAWIGLPHFQTPTFHFAVLGLFIPVVLVLVAENIGHVKSVALMTGEDLDPYAGRAIMADGVATTLAGFGGGSGTTTYAENIGVMAATKVYSTAAYYVAGIAALVLSFSPKFGELIATVPVGVLGGAATLLYGMIGVLGVRIWVQNKVSFSNNINLTTAAVALIIGIANFTWTAGSLTFEGIALGTAAALIIYHGMSALAKWRGTATNPLDPDESPAEVALSKS